The following proteins are co-located in the Brevibacillus laterosporus DSM 25 genome:
- a CDS encoding DUF6042 family protein, which produces MQTIQDLRTKGSDDIIIPKGYDMHGWSTVFSHEMNVLFKAVCYAVSKLNTKEEMLESIFSTKALDGTFDTLDKNKFNDEENYENYVALLEKYGNFLKRSNYEYPATAQEALDMFIKWGLVIDKGTSLDVPVDPFPEVVDTFELRDDEMFALYHIRLESLIHPVFSQLVMYLHEKEENEFSLSKNEIKEILGGINDNMLTEVLIKLTPYLEEPIDRFQEIPDNEKMGFKVVWERIYEDFLGTENPQALQ; this is translated from the coding sequence ATGCAAACGATACAAGATCTTCGCACAAAAGGTAGCGATGATATTATTATTCCGAAAGGATATGATATGCATGGCTGGAGCACCGTGTTCTCTCATGAGATGAACGTATTGTTTAAAGCCGTTTGCTATGCGGTGAGCAAGCTAAACACAAAAGAAGAAATGTTAGAGTCCATCTTTTCTACGAAAGCGTTGGATGGTACCTTCGATACGTTGGATAAAAATAAATTCAATGACGAAGAAAACTATGAAAACTACGTGGCTCTATTGGAGAAATACGGTAACTTTTTGAAACGCTCTAACTATGAGTATCCAGCAACAGCTCAGGAAGCGTTAGATATGTTTATTAAGTGGGGTCTAGTAATTGATAAGGGAACAAGCCTAGACGTACCAGTAGATCCTTTCCCAGAAGTAGTAGATACATTCGAACTTCGTGATGATGAAATGTTTGCTTTGTATCATATCCGTTTGGAGTCGTTGATTCATCCAGTGTTTAGCCAGTTGGTTATGTATCTACATGAAAAAGAAGAGAATGAATTCTCACTTTCAAAAAATGAAATCAAGGAAATTCTGGGAGGCATTAACGATAATATGCTAACAGAAGTCTTGATTAAACTAACGCCATACTTGGAAGAGCCGATTGATCGTTTCCAAGAGATTCCAGACAATGAAAAAATGGGATTCAAAGTGGTATGGGAGCGCATTTACGAAGATTTCTTGGGTACAGAAAATCCACAAGCTCTTCAATAA
- a CDS encoding F0F1 ATP synthase subunit epsilon → MSKMIIEIVTPERVVYSGEATMVIARGVEGELGILPNHTPLVTPLKIAPVRIKQEGDKETIIAVSGGFMEVRGQTVTILAEAAEQSDDIDSARAELAKQRAEKRLNEKIPDLDVQRAEYALQRAIVRLDAARHK, encoded by the coding sequence ATGAGCAAAATGATAATAGAGATCGTTACTCCTGAACGGGTTGTCTATAGCGGAGAAGCCACAATGGTAATTGCACGAGGCGTTGAGGGTGAGTTGGGTATTCTCCCTAACCATACGCCGCTAGTGACTCCGTTAAAAATTGCTCCTGTTCGGATTAAGCAAGAAGGCGACAAAGAGACCATAATCGCAGTTAGCGGCGGCTTCATGGAAGTTCGCGGCCAAACGGTAACGATTTTAGCAGAAGCTGCAGAGCAATCAGACGACATTGATTCAGCTCGTGCGGAATTAGCAAAACAACGTGCCGAAAAACGTCTCAATGAGAAGATTCCAGATCTTGACGTTCAACGCGCTGAGTATGCCCTACAACGTGCTATCGTACGTTTAGATGCGGCGCGCCACAAGTAA
- the atpD gene encoding F0F1 ATP synthase subunit beta: MAKGHVVQVMGPVVDIEFDHGHLPAIYNAINISYKAQSSGERDIDLVCEVALHLGDNLVRTVAMSSTDGLIRGIEAIDTGAPISVPVGEVTLGRVFNVLGEPIDQVEMNEVPRRDPIHRAAPAYEDQATSTEILETGIKVVDLLAPYVKGGKIGLFGGAGVGKTVLIQELINNIAQEHGGISVFAGVGERTREGNDLYHEMRDSGVIAKTAMVFGQMNEPPGARLRIALTGLTMAEFFRDEEGRDVLLFIDNIFRFTQAGSEVSALLGRMPSAVGYQPTLASEMGSLQERITSTKKGSVTSIQAIYVPADDYTDPAPATTFAHLDATTNLDRGISELGIYPAVDPLASTSRALAPDIVGQEHYEVARGVQTILQRYKELQDIIAILGMDELSDEDKQTVSRARRVQRFLSQPFHVAEQFTGFPGKYVPVKETVRSFKEILDGKHDDLPESAFLFVGTIDEAVEKAKNMK; this comes from the coding sequence ATGGCGAAAGGGCACGTAGTTCAGGTAATGGGACCGGTTGTTGACATTGAGTTCGACCATGGTCATTTGCCTGCTATCTATAATGCGATCAACATTTCTTATAAAGCACAAAGCTCCGGAGAACGCGACATTGATCTAGTATGTGAAGTTGCGCTTCATCTGGGAGATAACTTAGTTCGTACAGTTGCGATGTCTTCTACAGACGGTTTAATCCGTGGCATCGAAGCAATTGACACAGGTGCACCTATTTCTGTACCTGTAGGTGAAGTTACATTGGGTCGCGTATTTAACGTATTAGGCGAACCAATTGACCAAGTGGAAATGAACGAGGTTCCTCGTCGTGATCCAATTCACCGTGCAGCACCTGCTTATGAAGACCAAGCAACTTCTACTGAAATCCTAGAAACAGGTATTAAGGTTGTTGACTTACTAGCACCATACGTAAAAGGTGGTAAAATTGGTCTGTTTGGTGGTGCGGGTGTAGGTAAAACCGTACTAATTCAGGAATTAATCAACAACATCGCGCAAGAGCACGGCGGTATCTCTGTATTCGCTGGTGTTGGTGAGCGTACTCGTGAAGGTAATGACCTTTACCATGAGATGAGAGATTCCGGTGTTATCGCTAAAACAGCGATGGTATTTGGACAAATGAACGAACCACCAGGTGCACGTCTACGTATCGCACTGACTGGTCTTACAATGGCAGAGTTCTTCCGTGATGAAGAAGGTCGTGACGTACTTCTGTTCATCGATAACATCTTCCGTTTCACGCAAGCTGGTTCTGAGGTATCCGCTCTACTTGGACGTATGCCATCTGCGGTAGGTTACCAACCAACACTTGCTTCTGAAATGGGTAGCTTGCAAGAGCGTATCACTTCCACGAAAAAAGGTTCTGTTACTTCTATTCAGGCGATCTACGTACCAGCGGATGACTATACTGACCCAGCACCTGCTACAACGTTTGCTCACTTGGATGCAACAACTAACCTGGATCGTGGTATTTCCGAGTTGGGTATCTACCCTGCGGTTGATCCACTAGCTTCTACTTCTCGTGCTCTTGCACCTGACATTGTAGGTCAAGAACACTATGAGGTAGCTCGTGGCGTACAGACAATCCTACAACGTTATAAGGAATTGCAAGATATCATTGCTATCCTAGGGATGGATGAGTTGAGCGATGAGGACAAACAAACTGTATCACGCGCACGTCGTGTACAACGTTTCTTGTCCCAGCCTTTCCACGTTGCTGAACAATTTACTGGATTCCCTGGTAAATATGTACCGGTTAAAGAGACTGTACGTAGCTTTAAAGAAATTCTTGATGGTAAACATGATGATCTGCCAGAATCAGCTTTCCTATTCGTAGGTACGATTGATGAAGCAGTTGAAAAAGCAAAGAACATGAAGTAA
- the atpG gene encoding ATP synthase F1 subunit gamma, with the protein MAQGIREVKRRIKSVKNTRQITKAMKMVSTAKLRRAQDQAQAARPYAQKVQDVVASIASGSTSFKHPMLQTRPVKKTGYIVITSDRGLAGGYNGNIIRKVLQAANEKHKSKDEYAIFAIGRKGRDFFVKRDYPVIEEVVGMPENPSFADIKQIAYTAVKLYADEKIDELYLCYNEFESAISQIPQVKRLLPLQSIESDSQASTVNYDYEPSAEEVLEVLLPKYAETLIYSAVLDAKASEHGARMTSMGNATDNASDIIDRLTLFYNRARQAAITQEISEIVAGANSQV; encoded by the coding sequence GTGGCTCAAGGTATTCGTGAAGTAAAACGACGTATAAAAAGCGTTAAAAACACGCGTCAGATCACGAAAGCGATGAAGATGGTGTCTACTGCAAAACTTCGACGTGCCCAAGACCAAGCGCAAGCGGCTCGCCCGTATGCTCAAAAGGTTCAGGATGTAGTAGCAAGTATTGCATCAGGAAGCACCAGCTTTAAACATCCGATGCTTCAGACCCGTCCGGTGAAGAAGACAGGATATATCGTTATTACTTCTGACCGTGGACTCGCAGGAGGATATAACGGGAATATCATCCGTAAGGTTCTTCAGGCGGCTAACGAAAAGCATAAATCTAAAGATGAGTATGCGATCTTTGCTATCGGACGCAAAGGCCGTGATTTCTTTGTGAAACGTGACTATCCTGTCATTGAAGAGGTAGTTGGAATGCCGGAAAACCCTAGTTTTGCTGACATTAAGCAAATTGCGTACACAGCAGTCAAATTATATGCGGACGAAAAGATCGACGAACTCTATCTCTGCTATAACGAATTTGAATCTGCTATCTCGCAAATTCCACAGGTGAAACGCCTGTTGCCACTTCAATCAATTGAATCTGATTCACAGGCCTCTACAGTTAACTATGATTATGAGCCTTCTGCAGAAGAGGTTCTCGAAGTGCTTTTGCCAAAATATGCAGAAACGCTAATCTATAGTGCTGTATTGGATGCGAAAGCTTCAGAGCACGGAGCACGTATGACATCGATGGGTAATGCGACTGATAATGCATCTGATATTATCGATCGTTTAACACTCTTCTATAACCGTGCTCGTCAGGCAGCCATCACGCAGGAAATCTCCGAGATTGTTGCGGGTGCAAACTCACAAGTATAA
- the atpA gene encoding F0F1 ATP synthase subunit alpha, with the protein MSAIRPEEISSLIKERIANYKAEIEIADVGTVITVGDGIARVHGLEKAMAGELLEFQNGVMGMVLNLESDNVGVIILGAFRDIKEGDTVKRTGRVMEVPVGEALLGRVVNPLGQPIDGLGPIATTEFRPIENNAPGVMARKSVHEPLQTGIKAIDSMVPIGRGQRELIIGDRQTGKTSVALDTIINQKGNGMICIYVAIGQKQSTVAGVVETLRKHGALDYTIVVSATASDPAPLLYLAPYAGVTMGEYFMYKGGHVLCIYDDLSKQAAAYRELSLLLRRPPGREAYPGDVFYLHSRLLERAAKLSDELGAGSLTALPFIETQGSDVSAYIPTNVISITDGQIFLETDLFNAGQRPAVNAGISVSRVGGAAQIKAMKKVAGPLRLDLAQYRELAAFAQFGSDLDKATQARLTRGERVVEILKQPSYQPMPVEKQVISIFAATKGFLDEIAVEDVRRFEKELLAFIDSNKPQLFEHIRTTNELPDEKELGAAIEEFTKGFASSR; encoded by the coding sequence GTGAGTGCAATCAGACCTGAAGAAATTAGCTCGCTCATCAAAGAGCGCATCGCTAATTATAAAGCTGAGATCGAAATCGCTGACGTAGGTACGGTTATCACTGTTGGTGACGGTATTGCGCGCGTACATGGTTTGGAAAAAGCAATGGCCGGTGAGCTTCTTGAGTTCCAAAACGGCGTTATGGGTATGGTACTCAACTTGGAAAGCGATAACGTAGGGGTAATTATCCTTGGAGCTTTCCGTGACATTAAAGAAGGTGACACGGTTAAACGTACTGGCCGTGTAATGGAAGTACCAGTAGGAGAAGCGCTATTAGGTCGCGTAGTTAACCCACTTGGTCAACCAATTGACGGTTTAGGTCCAATTGCGACTACGGAATTCCGTCCTATCGAGAACAACGCTCCAGGTGTAATGGCACGTAAATCAGTTCATGAGCCATTGCAAACTGGTATTAAAGCGATTGACTCTATGGTACCTATCGGTCGTGGTCAGCGTGAGTTGATCATCGGTGACCGTCAAACAGGTAAAACATCCGTAGCTTTGGATACCATCATCAATCAAAAGGGTAACGGAATGATTTGTATCTACGTTGCCATTGGTCAAAAGCAATCAACAGTTGCTGGCGTAGTTGAAACACTACGTAAGCATGGTGCTCTTGATTATACAATCGTTGTTTCCGCTACAGCTTCTGATCCAGCTCCATTGCTGTATCTAGCTCCTTATGCGGGTGTAACAATGGGTGAGTACTTCATGTACAAGGGCGGACATGTCCTATGTATTTATGATGACTTATCTAAACAAGCGGCAGCTTATCGAGAGTTGTCCCTATTGCTTCGCCGTCCTCCAGGTCGTGAGGCATATCCTGGTGACGTATTCTACTTGCATTCCCGCTTGTTAGAGCGTGCAGCAAAACTATCTGATGAACTAGGAGCTGGTTCTCTAACCGCACTTCCTTTCATCGAGACTCAAGGTTCTGACGTATCTGCATACATTCCAACGAACGTTATCTCCATCACAGATGGACAGATCTTCTTGGAAACTGATTTGTTTAACGCAGGTCAACGTCCAGCGGTTAACGCAGGTATCTCTGTATCCCGCGTAGGTGGTGCCGCACAGATTAAAGCAATGAAAAAAGTAGCTGGTCCACTTCGTTTGGACTTGGCACAATATCGTGAGTTGGCTGCATTTGCGCAGTTCGGTTCCGATTTGGATAAAGCAACACAAGCTCGTTTGACTCGTGGTGAGCGCGTTGTTGAAATCCTAAAACAACCTTCATACCAACCAATGCCTGTTGAAAAGCAAGTTATCTCTATCTTCGCTGCGACAAAAGGCTTCCTAGACGAAATTGCTGTGGAAGACGTTCGTCGTTTCGAAAAAGAACTGCTTGCATTCATCGACTCCAATAAACCACAGTTGTTCGAACATATTCGTACAACAAACGAATTACCGGATGAAAAGGAATTAGGAGCGGCGATCGAAGAGTTTACAAAAGGCTTTGCTTCAAGCCGTTAA
- a CDS encoding F0F1 ATP synthase subunit delta, with product MSGALAKRYARALFEIAEERGLIDQIEGELKDIAEALQQVPDFQKLFTHPRIAVASKKELLEELFKGKASQEVINFLFALVDNKRENEFEEITKAYVEMANDKRGYADAVVTTAKPLSQEELEELAAQFGQMLTKKLRFESVVDPTIIGGVVVKIGDRLYDGSLKTKLEHFAHQI from the coding sequence ATGAGTGGAGCATTAGCAAAACGTTACGCACGTGCCCTGTTTGAGATAGCAGAAGAGCGTGGACTCATTGATCAAATTGAAGGTGAGTTAAAAGACATTGCTGAAGCATTACAACAGGTACCTGACTTCCAAAAATTATTTACACATCCTCGTATTGCCGTTGCTTCTAAAAAAGAGTTGCTAGAGGAGCTTTTCAAAGGAAAAGCTTCGCAGGAAGTAATCAACTTTCTTTTTGCATTAGTAGATAACAAACGTGAGAATGAATTCGAAGAAATAACAAAAGCATACGTAGAAATGGCTAACGATAAACGTGGCTATGCGGATGCTGTTGTTACTACAGCGAAACCATTGAGTCAGGAAGAATTAGAAGAGCTAGCTGCTCAATTTGGTCAAATGCTGACTAAAAAGCTACGCTTCGAAAGCGTAGTAGACCCTACTATTATTGGTGGAGTCGTTGTAAAGATTGGCGATCGTTTATATGACGGTAGCCTGAAAACGAAATTAGAGCATTTTGCGCATCAAATATAA
- the atpF gene encoding F0F1 ATP synthase subunit B, with the protein MLEFGAVTLEGGTMLFQVLAFLILLLVVRKYAVGPITQIMEKRRQYVASEIEAAERNRKEAEGLLAEQRRLLDEARQETKALIERATRQAQEEEARIKKEAEETAARLKAEASAEIARETEKAKEELRTQMASLSVLLASKIIEKELDEATQKSTIDQFLKQVGDRL; encoded by the coding sequence ATGCTAGAGTTTGGAGCGGTAACCCTTGAAGGGGGCACGATGCTCTTTCAAGTACTCGCATTCCTGATACTTCTTTTAGTTGTTAGGAAATATGCAGTTGGCCCTATAACACAAATCATGGAAAAACGTCGTCAATACGTTGCATCAGAAATTGAAGCAGCAGAACGTAACCGTAAAGAAGCGGAAGGACTACTAGCTGAACAACGCCGCTTGTTAGATGAAGCTCGTCAAGAAACAAAAGCTCTAATTGAGCGTGCAACTCGTCAAGCACAAGAAGAAGAAGCGCGTATTAAAAAAGAAGCAGAAGAAACAGCGGCTCGTCTAAAAGCGGAAGCAAGTGCAGAAATTGCCCGTGAGACTGAGAAAGCTAAAGAAGAACTACGTACACAAATGGCAAGTCTATCTGTTTTGTTGGCTTCTAAAATTATTGAAAAAGAATTGGACGAAGCTACGCAAAAATCCACGATTGATCAGTTCCTGAAACAAGTAGGGGATCGCTTATGA
- the atpE gene encoding F0F1 ATP synthase subunit C, whose protein sequence is MNTLALAIGIIFGLAALGGAIGNSLVISRTIEGVARQPEARGSLMGLMLLGVGLVEAVPIIAVAVGFILYSQM, encoded by the coding sequence ATGAATACTTTGGCTTTAGCAATCGGTATTATCTTTGGTTTAGCTGCATTAGGTGGAGCTATCGGTAACTCTCTAGTTATCTCTCGTACAATTGAAGGTGTTGCACGTCAACCAGAAGCTCGTGGTAGCTTAATGGGTCTTATGCTTCTAGGGGTAGGTCTAGTAGAAGCAGTACCTATCATCGCGGTTGCGGTTGGTTTCATTCTTTACTCCCAAATGTAA
- the atpB gene encoding F0F1 ATP synthase subunit A encodes MRERGEQILDHWSLKFKLGGLVFDIPTMLMITLTAILVFVLLVVLSRQLTTGVPDGRQNLLEWVVDFINNLARSVMDAKTAARFITLAVTVFLYIILGNWLGLGLNVTTLHHNDPAENKVVSEQVVEMLTISGTPEAQAKKIEKVEHALEPGGHGIHIAWWKSPTAAASVTFSLALTILLYSQYVDIRRHGLGTYLKHFLNPLHILEELVIKPLTLPLRLFGNIFAGEVLIAFLMSTGVFIGSIPLLAWLGYSVFVGAVQAYIFTTLTIIYISQKTNDGH; translated from the coding sequence TTGAGGGAAAGGGGTGAACAAATTTTGGATCATTGGTCATTAAAATTTAAGCTCGGTGGACTCGTATTCGATATTCCGACCATGCTTATGATTACGTTGACAGCTATTTTGGTTTTTGTCCTACTGGTTGTTTTATCGCGTCAATTAACGACAGGTGTTCCGGATGGAAGGCAAAACCTTCTTGAGTGGGTTGTTGATTTCATCAATAACTTAGCGAGATCGGTTATGGATGCAAAAACGGCTGCAAGGTTTATTACACTTGCTGTGACAGTTTTTCTCTATATTATTCTAGGAAACTGGTTAGGGCTTGGTCTTAACGTAACCACATTGCATCACAACGACCCTGCTGAAAATAAGGTGGTTAGCGAACAGGTTGTTGAGATGTTAACGATCTCTGGGACTCCTGAGGCTCAGGCTAAGAAAATCGAAAAAGTGGAACATGCACTTGAACCAGGTGGCCATGGTATACACATAGCGTGGTGGAAATCTCCAACGGCTGCTGCAAGTGTGACCTTCTCTCTGGCGCTTACTATCCTTCTTTACTCTCAATACGTGGATATTCGTCGTCATGGGTTAGGTACGTACCTGAAGCATTTTCTTAACCCACTCCATATCCTTGAAGAACTGGTCATTAAGCCTTTAACACTTCCACTCCGTCTATTTGGTAACATTTTTGCTGGGGAAGTTTTGATTGCCTTCTTAATGAGCACCGGCGTCTTTATTGGTAGTATCCCGTTATTAGCGTGGCTTGGTTATTCCGTCTTCGTAGGGGCAGTTCAAGCTTATATCTTCACGACCCTTACAATCATATATATTTCGCAGAAAACGAATGATGGTCACTAA
- a CDS encoding ATP synthase subunit I, with protein sequence MQTFYTAVRNIIRCVLWSIALIGVLWFLLPDYRLFFQSLLLGSFASLINGLLLYLKVWKITGNIGKTKGIGMVQRFAVTIIAVFVALRFPELFQIIGVIIGLLVFQVFSIIFVYYNLKNR encoded by the coding sequence ATGCAAACATTCTATACTGCCGTACGTAATATTATCCGCTGTGTTTTATGGTCTATTGCCCTTATCGGGGTTTTATGGTTTCTCCTACCTGATTATAGATTGTTTTTTCAGTCATTATTGCTGGGAAGCTTTGCAAGTCTTATCAATGGACTTCTCCTCTATCTGAAGGTATGGAAAATTACTGGTAATATAGGAAAAACCAAGGGAATAGGAATGGTGCAGAGGTTTGCTGTTACAATTATAGCAGTTTTTGTAGCCCTAAGATTTCCAGAATTGTTTCAAATTATAGGAGTTATTATTGGACTTCTAGTATTTCAAGTGTTTTCGATTATTTTTGTGTATTACAATCTTAAAAATAGATGA
- a CDS encoding AtpZ/AtpI family protein, translating into MSKKVNNPWKAIGLVSMIGADLAICIIAGVLFGKYLDEWLHTAPWLMITGLFLGLGVGIVSVYRMIRPYL; encoded by the coding sequence TTGTCAAAAAAGGTAAATAACCCATGGAAAGCTATCGGATTAGTAAGCATGATTGGAGCAGATCTAGCAATATGTATCATAGCCGGAGTCTTATTTGGAAAATATTTAGATGAATGGTTACATACAGCTCCTTGGCTCATGATTACCGGGCTATTTCTAGGGTTGGGCGTAGGTATTGTAAGCGTATACCGAATGATACGTCCTTATCTGTAG
- a CDS encoding acetyl-CoA C-acetyltransferase has translation MKGSDVVIVSAVRTAIGSFQGRLSSVSATRLGAVVIEAALAKAGVDKRHVDEVVMGNVLQAGLGQNPTRQAAMLAGIGEEKPSMTINKVCGSGLKAVHLAYQAIVSGEADVVVAGGMENMSQASYLLEGARDGYRMGDQKVVDSMIRDGLWCAFNDYHMGITAENLCERYQISREEQDEFAAWSQQKANKAIQEGRFQGEIVPVTIPQKKGEAILFEHDEFPRASATVDVLAKLRPAFKKDGSVTAGNASGINDGAAALVLMSYAKAEELGIKPLATIVANASAGVNPQVMGLGPVPATEKALKKAGLSLDQIDLIEANEAFAAQSIAIGKELGLDREKLNVNGGAIALGHPIGASGARVLVSLIHEMLKRSDSRYGLATLCIGGGQGISTIIKII, from the coding sequence ATGAAAGGTAGCGATGTAGTCATTGTCAGTGCTGTACGTACTGCCATCGGTAGTTTTCAAGGTAGGTTATCTTCTGTAAGCGCAACCAGATTAGGAGCAGTAGTGATTGAAGCGGCACTTGCCAAAGCCGGTGTTGATAAACGGCACGTAGACGAGGTTGTGATGGGGAACGTGCTACAAGCGGGACTTGGGCAAAACCCAACGCGTCAGGCCGCTATGCTAGCAGGCATCGGGGAAGAGAAACCATCAATGACCATTAATAAAGTTTGCGGGTCAGGATTAAAAGCTGTACATCTAGCTTATCAAGCTATCGTTTCTGGAGAAGCAGATGTGGTAGTTGCTGGCGGAATGGAAAATATGAGTCAGGCTTCTTACCTATTAGAAGGTGCCAGAGATGGATATCGTATGGGTGATCAAAAGGTCGTAGACTCCATGATCCGCGACGGGCTCTGGTGTGCTTTTAATGACTACCATATGGGTATTACAGCTGAAAATCTTTGCGAACGTTACCAGATCAGCCGAGAAGAACAAGATGAGTTTGCAGCTTGGAGCCAACAAAAGGCGAACAAAGCTATTCAAGAAGGACGCTTTCAGGGTGAGATCGTCCCTGTGACTATCCCACAAAAAAAGGGAGAGGCAATTTTGTTTGAGCACGACGAGTTCCCTCGAGCAAGTGCCACAGTGGACGTGTTGGCTAAACTTCGACCTGCTTTTAAAAAGGACGGGAGCGTCACGGCAGGAAATGCTTCTGGAATTAATGATGGGGCTGCAGCACTAGTTTTAATGTCTTATGCAAAGGCAGAAGAGCTGGGGATTAAGCCTTTAGCTACAATAGTTGCCAATGCAAGCGCTGGAGTTAATCCGCAGGTAATGGGACTTGGCCCAGTACCGGCTACAGAAAAGGCTCTAAAAAAGGCTGGTCTATCTTTAGATCAAATAGACCTAATTGAAGCGAATGAGGCCTTTGCGGCACAATCAATAGCAATTGGCAAAGAACTAGGTCTTGATCGAGAGAAGTTAAATGTGAACGGAGGAGCGATTGCCCTTGGTCATCCAATTGGGGCAAGCGGGGCTCGTGTTCTTGTTAGTCTGATCCATGAAATGTTGAAACGAAGCGATTCTCGCTATGGTTTAGCTACCTTATGTATAGGTGGAGGTCAAGGAATTTCAACAATAATCAAAATAATATAG